Proteins from a genomic interval of Schistocerca serialis cubense isolate TAMUIC-IGC-003099 chromosome 11, iqSchSeri2.2, whole genome shotgun sequence:
- the LOC126426587 gene encoding zinc finger protein 665-like encodes METDTEKSTNFATCGTHIEGLTSQEDTLFATRLSYSSRGMEFDTFSCSFCLQSFPTKYRLIMHVFTHIDGVQVPAYICKSCGEVFPSNDRLDKHLKMSECDEFLSAGNNEKYDYSEDHENIIVLENQRAVSAMEKQTSSKETLEPLKKSFNDTSNIHTVTLPTGVADRSGDCETLGTSGNVNVHTVLLPAKRLHKCDECGKCFTRSDHLKTHLLVHTGVRPHRCNVCGKSFSQSCNLKKHVLIHSGKKPHKCETCGKSFTVRGSLKIHSFTHTGKKPHLFDICGKTFTGSSNLKTHTLTHTGERPHKCRVCCKKFCVLVNLKKHVLIHTGQRPHKCDVCGKCFTDLSTLRKHTLIHTGRRPHRCVICGKSFTQSSNLKKHALIHSGHRPHKCDICGKSFTESGTLKNHMSVHTGSRPHKCDACGKSFALLGNLKTHALLHTGKREYKCDTCGKCFTVLSNLRTHIRRHTGEKPHKCDVCGKSFTESGTLKKHELIHIGKRSHRCDVCGKSFIHLRNLKAHAIIHTGERPHKCSVCGKLFTQSGNRNKHVLIHTRKGPHKYGSRHK; translated from the coding sequence ATGGAGACAGACACAGAGAAATCAACAAATTTCGCCACATGCGGTACTCATATAGAAGGATTAACGTCACAAGAAGACACCTTATTCGCCACCAGATTAAGTTATAGTTCAAGGGGAATGGAATTTGATACGTTCAGCTGTAGTTTCTGTCTGCAGAGCTTCCCTACAAAATACAGACTTATAATGCATGTCTTCACCCACATTGATGGTGTGCAGGTTCCTGCATACATTTGTAAGTCCTGTGGTGAGGTATTTCCCAGTAATGATAGGTTGGACAAACATTTGAAAATGAGTGAGTGTGATGAATTTTTATCTGCAGGCAATAATGAGAAATATGACTACAGTGAAGACCATGAAAATATTATCGTCTTGGAAAATCAAAGAGCAGTTTCTGCCATGGAGAAGCAGACTTCATCCAAGGAAACTTTGGAACCTTTGAAGAAATCTTTTAATGACACATCTAACATCCATACAGTGACACTTCCTACAGGGGTGGCAGACAGGAGTGGTGATTGTGAAACCTTAGGTACAAGTGGTAATGTCAATGTCCACACTGTTTTACTTCCTGCGAAGAGATTGCACAAATGTGATGAGTGCGGCAAATGTTTTACTCGGTCGGATCATCTCAAGACCCATTTGTTAGTACATACTGGTGTAAGACCACACAGATGCAATGTTTGTGGAAAATCATTTAGCCAGTCGTGCAATCTCAAGAAACATGTATTAATACACTCCGGAAAGAAACCTCATAAATGTGAAACCTGTGGCAAATCTTTTACTGTACGCGGTTCTCTGAAGATACATTCCTTTACACACACAGGAAAGAAACCCCATTTATTTGATATCTGCGGCAAAACTTTTACTGGATCGAGTAATCTTAAAACCCACACATTAACACATACTGGGGAGAGACCACACAAATGTAGAGTTTGTtgcaaaaaattttgtgtgttgGTTAATCTAAAGAAACATGTCTTGATACACACTGGACAGCGACCCCACAAATGCGATGTTTGTGGCAAATGTTTTACTGATTTGAGTACTCTAAGAAAACACACATTAATACACACTGGAAGGAGACCTCACAGATGCGTTATTTGTGGCAAATCTTTTACTCAGTCCAGTAATCTCAAGAAACACGCCTTAATTCATTCAGGACACAGGCctcacaaatgtgatatttgtggaaAATCTTTTACGGAGTCAGGGACTCTAAAAAATCATATGTCTGTACACACTGGAAGTAGACCTCACAAATGTGATGCCTGTGGCAAATCTTTTGCTTTGTTGGGTAATCTCAAGACCCATGCATTACTCCACACAGGAAAGAGAGAGTACAAATGTGATACATGTGGCAAATGTTTCACTGTGTTGAGTAACCTCAGGACCCACATTCGAAGACACACTGGAGAGAAACCGCACAAATGCGATGTTTGTGGCAAATCATTTACTGAGTCGGGTACGCTCAAGAAACATGAACTAATACACATCGGAAAGAGATCTCACAGATGTGATGTCTGTGGAAAGTCTTTTATTCACTTGCGTAATCTGAAGGCCCACGCAATAATCCACACTGGTGAGAGACCACACAAATGTAGTGTTTGCGGAAAGTTATTTACTCAGTCAGGTAATCGCAATAAACATGTGTTAATACACACTAGAAAGGGACCTCACAAATATGGTTCTCGGCACAAATAA